A single region of the Vigna radiata var. radiata cultivar VC1973A unplaced genomic scaffold, Vradiata_ver6 scaffold_230, whole genome shotgun sequence genome encodes:
- the LOC106753195 gene encoding uncharacterized protein LOC106753195 isoform X3 has translation MFPFAGFFSMPALPYSLNDDPVSHNNNNLASHLCFRCGWFAFKVGNGIISLLGIVTKFTSILVDSFHAFFAGDYLFNRSTPVEMKRIAVLEPSQS, from the exons ATGTTCCCCTTTGCAGGGTTCTTTTCAATGCCAGCCCTACCTTACTCTCTCAACGACGACCCTGTATCCCATAATAACAACAACCTTGCATCTCATCTTTGCTTTAG GTGTGGCTGGTTTGCTTTCAAGGTAGGCAATGGAATCATAAGTCTGCTTGGGATTGTTACAAA GTTCACCTCTATTCTTGTGGACTCTTTCCATGCATTTTTTGCTGGTGACTACTTATTCAATCGAT CTACCCCTGTTGAGATGAAGAGAATTGCAGTGCTTGAACCCTCACAAAGCTAA
- the LOC106753195 gene encoding uncharacterized protein LOC106753195 isoform X4 — protein sequence MFPFAGFFSMPALPYSLNDDPVSHNNNNLASHLCFRCGWFAFKVGNGIISLLGIVTKFTSILVDSFHAFFAGDYLFNRCEHYAVNVQHISTYT from the exons ATGTTCCCCTTTGCAGGGTTCTTTTCAATGCCAGCCCTACCTTACTCTCTCAACGACGACCCTGTATCCCATAATAACAACAACCTTGCATCTCATCTTTGCTTTAG GTGTGGCTGGTTTGCTTTCAAGGTAGGCAATGGAATCATAAGTCTGCTTGGGATTGTTACAAA GTTCACCTCTATTCTTGTGGACTCTTTCCATGCATTTTTTGCTGGTGACTACTTATTCAATCGAT GTGAACATTATGCAGTAAATGTTCAACACATCAGTACTTACACTTAA
- the LOC106753195 gene encoding uncharacterized protein LOC106753195 isoform X1, with protein sequence MRSPWLLPRILIWFCSVLHYLWFATYVGFAFGWQCSPLQGSFQCQPYLTLSTTTLYPIITTTLHLIFALGDEAWMRMSIFIHCVEVWLVCFQGRQWNHKSAWDCYKVHLYSCGLFPCIFCW encoded by the exons ATGCGTTCTCCCTGGCTTCTCCCTCGCATTCTCATTTGGTTCTGCAGCGTTCTCCACTATCTTTGGTTCGCAACCTATGTTGGCTTCGCGTTTGGTTGGCAATGTTCCCCTTTGCAGGGTTCTTTTCAATGCCAGCCCTACCTTACTCTCTCAACGACGACCCTGTATCCCATAATAACAACAACCTTGCATCTCATCTTTGCTTTAG GAGATGAAGCTTGGATGAGAATGTCCATTTTTATTCACTGTGTAGAG GTGTGGCTGGTTTGCTTTCAAGGTAGGCAATGGAATCATAAGTCTGCTTGGGATTGTTACAAA GTTCACCTCTATTCTTGTGGACTCTTTCCATGCATTTTTTGCTGGTGA
- the LOC106753195 gene encoding uncharacterized protein LOC106753195 isoform X2, giving the protein MRSPWLLPRILIWFCSVLHYLWFATYVGFAFGWQCSPLQGSFQCQPYLTLSTTTLYPIITTTLHLIFALGDEAWMRMSIFIHCVEVWLVCFQGRQWNHKSAWDCYKSFGI; this is encoded by the exons ATGCGTTCTCCCTGGCTTCTCCCTCGCATTCTCATTTGGTTCTGCAGCGTTCTCCACTATCTTTGGTTCGCAACCTATGTTGGCTTCGCGTTTGGTTGGCAATGTTCCCCTTTGCAGGGTTCTTTTCAATGCCAGCCCTACCTTACTCTCTCAACGACGACCCTGTATCCCATAATAACAACAACCTTGCATCTCATCTTTGCTTTAG GAGATGAAGCTTGGATGAGAATGTCCATTTTTATTCACTGTGTAGAG GTGTGGCTGGTTTGCTTTCAAGGTAGGCAATGGAATCATAAGTCTGCTTGGGATTGTTACAAA AGTTTTGGGATTTGA